The Peribacillus sp. FSL E2-0218 genome contains a region encoding:
- a CDS encoding PAS domain S-box protein, whose protein sequence is MNIGLKNETEYKQELEKLKMQIEDFQNIFNSMPEPYIRIDEELGFTYVNDAACALLETPAGKLYSMKMTDFLDVIPLNNQEESAIRGKPRDREKQMIQLHTGDLKQIVFVPVGAVTEGEQMYRLEDVSLDVSASREKSMSRQMFLDIFDTAIESIVLFDSSGIIMEVNHAFIQVMGIPKKEIVGKNMQDFISPDYKGYWDQCIRKVFDVSNFKGEVEMIIRDEPYHFTFSISPMGGNDLYMSVLRRLTESNLIEKRLETSERIFAELFDQSMDAIIFWNDDGIIFRVNYSACKIFESTREDLIGSYIWKYVYSNNQHFGQMMETFERDTQVRGELFYKMPNDQIKLLELTAKKHEGDGYNVTIFRNVSERWLIEKELRDSEKKFRKIFEGTLDGLILWNHEGFKDINEAGQEILEISKDRLLSFTVKEFIEKVPGNAPDLNAHIENVYQHEVFSSIIPIKFEDGRVKHIEFLTRKNVYSSLNLSIFRDVSKNLEMQEQIRKSDTLNVVGELAAGIAHEIRNPMTALKGFIQLLEDGVEGDFSTYFHVITSEIKRIETIITEFLVLAKPQALKIIKQDVHTILKETLELLAAQALLDNIQFDTYFEEVELPVLCEANQLKQVFINIIKNALEVMPDGGSVRIKTSRCSGKYVCISITDQGMGISSEKLKKLGEPFYTTKDRGTGLGLMVSYKIIEEHKGYIDVESQVDQGTSFHIYLPLES, encoded by the coding sequence ATGAATATCGGTTTAAAAAATGAAACGGAATATAAACAGGAACTTGAAAAATTGAAAATGCAGATTGAAGATTTTCAAAACATTTTCAACTCAATGCCGGAGCCTTATATCAGGATTGATGAAGAACTAGGGTTCACATATGTCAATGATGCCGCCTGTGCCCTGCTGGAGACCCCTGCAGGAAAGCTTTACTCCATGAAGATGACGGATTTTCTCGACGTCATCCCTTTGAATAATCAGGAAGAGTCCGCCATACGGGGAAAACCGAGAGATAGGGAGAAGCAAATGATCCAGCTCCATACAGGGGATCTTAAACAAATTGTATTCGTACCTGTCGGTGCCGTTACCGAAGGCGAGCAAATGTATCGCCTGGAAGATGTGAGTTTGGATGTGTCCGCATCCCGGGAAAAAAGCATGTCAAGGCAAATGTTTTTGGACATATTCGATACTGCCATAGAGAGCATTGTCCTGTTTGACAGTTCGGGAATAATCATGGAAGTGAACCATGCCTTCATCCAGGTAATGGGGATTCCGAAAAAGGAAATCGTCGGAAAGAATATGCAGGATTTCATTTCCCCCGATTATAAGGGCTATTGGGATCAATGCATACGTAAAGTCTTTGATGTATCGAACTTCAAGGGAGAGGTAGAGATGATCATCAGGGACGAACCTTACCATTTCACCTTTTCGATAAGTCCAATGGGAGGAAATGACTTATACATGTCAGTGCTTCGGAGACTTACAGAATCCAATCTTATCGAAAAAAGGTTGGAGACGAGCGAACGGATTTTTGCCGAATTATTTGACCAGTCGATGGATGCAATCATTTTTTGGAATGATGACGGAATCATTTTTCGAGTCAATTACTCCGCTTGCAAAATATTCGAATCGACGAGGGAGGATTTGATTGGCAGTTATATCTGGAAATACGTTTACAGCAACAATCAGCATTTCGGGCAGATGATGGAAACGTTTGAAAGGGACACGCAAGTGAGGGGCGAGCTGTTTTATAAAATGCCGAATGATCAAATTAAATTACTTGAATTGACGGCAAAAAAACATGAGGGTGACGGGTACAACGTCACGATTTTCCGCAATGTCAGTGAGCGCTGGCTGATTGAAAAGGAATTGAGGGATAGTGAAAAGAAATTCAGGAAAATATTTGAGGGAACATTGGACGGCTTGATCTTGTGGAATCATGAGGGATTCAAGGACATTAACGAAGCGGGTCAGGAAATATTGGAAATATCGAAGGATAGGCTGCTTTCTTTTACGGTAAAAGAATTCATCGAGAAAGTTCCAGGAAATGCCCCTGACTTGAATGCACACATCGAGAATGTATACCAGCATGAGGTTTTCTCCTCCATCATTCCGATAAAATTCGAGGATGGACGTGTTAAACATATTGAATTTTTAACGAGGAAAAATGTATATTCGAGCCTGAATTTAAGTATTTTTCGTGATGTGAGTAAAAACCTGGAAATGCAAGAGCAAATCCGCAAGTCGGACACGTTGAACGTCGTCGGTGAACTGGCGGCCGGGATTGCCCATGAAATCAGGAATCCAATGACGGCTTTAAAAGGTTTTATCCAGTTGCTGGAGGATGGAGTGGAAGGGGATTTCTCCACATATTTTCATGTCATTACTTCCGAAATCAAGAGAATTGAAACCATCATCACGGAATTTCTAGTTTTGGCTAAGCCGCAGGCGCTCAAAATCATTAAACAAGATGTGCATACCATTTTAAAGGAAACACTCGAATTGCTTGCAGCTCAGGCTTTATTGGACAATATTCAATTCGATACGTACTTCGAAGAAGTGGAGCTTCCCGTTTTATGTGAAGCGAACCAGCTAAAGCAGGTTTTCATTAACATCATAAAAAATGCTTTGGAGGTGATGCCGGATGGCGGATCTGTTCGGATCAAAACAAGTCGATGCTCAGGGAAATACGTTTGTATTTCCATTACTGATCAGGGAATGGGCATTTCATCGGAAAAACTGAAAAAGTTGGGTGAACCTTTTTATACGACGAAGGATCGGGGAACCGGGCTTGGACTGATGGTCAGCTATAAAATCATTGAAGAGCATAAAGGTTATATAGATGTCGAAAGTCAAGTGGATCAAGGGACGAGCTTTCATATATATTTGCCGTTGGAGTCGTGA
- a CDS encoding aspartyl-phosphate phosphatase Spo0E family protein — protein MNSRGAMEICSEIRMKRWEMMELAKAYGIGHEYTLRQSEQLDKLINEYLILQHHSSVEVRNKRKDMVVIVQKPFHDDFA, from the coding sequence ATGAATTCTAGGGGTGCAATGGAAATTTGTTCTGAGATTCGCATGAAACGTTGGGAAATGATGGAGTTGGCAAAGGCGTATGGGATAGGCCATGAGTATACTCTTCGCCAAAGCGAGCAACTCGATAAGCTTATAAATGAATATTTGATCCTTCAACACCATTCATCGGTGGAAGTGAGGAATAAGCGAAAAGACATGGTCGTCATTGTACAGAAGCCATTTCATGATGACTTTGCATGA
- a CDS encoding ZIP family metal transporter yields MSGVLLGSILSAMSTGLGALPILFIQGSITHRFRDTLLAFTAGIMMAASLLSLIPESLATGGYIQLVIGVFLGVMTLTMMEKNIPHIDLSHTKSGIQFDEKALLIITAITLHNIPEGLSVGVSYASTTADTGNLIAFAIGLQNAPEGLLVALFLINQKIGKFTAFIIATLTGAIEIITGLLGFYLTSYIGFLVPYGLAFAAGAMLFIVYKELIPESHGDGNERSSTYSFIIGLLFMVILLEIL; encoded by the coding sequence ATGAGTGGAGTTTTATTAGGCAGCATCCTATCTGCTATGTCCACAGGGCTCGGTGCGTTACCTATTCTTTTCATTCAAGGCTCGATCACACACCGGTTCAGGGACACCCTTCTGGCATTCACCGCTGGTATCATGATGGCCGCTTCGTTATTGAGCCTGATTCCTGAGTCTCTTGCGACGGGAGGCTATATTCAGCTTGTCATTGGAGTTTTCCTCGGGGTCATGACATTGACGATGATGGAAAAAAATATTCCGCATATCGATCTCAGCCATACGAAAAGCGGCATTCAGTTCGATGAAAAGGCTTTGCTGATCATTACTGCCATTACACTTCATAATATTCCTGAGGGGCTTTCCGTCGGGGTGAGTTACGCCTCGACTACTGCTGACACGGGTAACTTGATCGCTTTTGCCATCGGGCTGCAAAATGCCCCCGAAGGCTTGCTTGTCGCCCTTTTTTTAATTAATCAAAAAATAGGCAAATTCACGGCGTTCATCATCGCCACCTTAACTGGCGCCATCGAAATAATTACGGGCCTATTAGGTTTTTACTTAACATCGTACATCGGGTTCCTCGTTCCGTACGGCTTGGCTTTTGCGGCCGGGGCCATGCTTTTCATTGTCTATAAGGAATTGATTCCGGAAAGTCACGGAGATGGCAATGAACGCTCCTCCACCTATTCCTTCATTATCGGCCTTTTGTTCATGGTCATATTATTGGAGATATTGTAA
- a CDS encoding MFS transporter, with amino-acid sequence MKTKSQKQDMTLKIMIIIGICHLMNDSLQAVVPAMFPILEKSMSLTYTQLGMIAFCLNIVSSLLQPAVGFYTDKKPIPYALPIGLTSTLIGVIILALAPNYTIILGAVILMGFGSAIFHPEGSRVAYMAGGPKRGLAQSIYQVGGNSGQALAPLITAIVLVPFGQKGALWFALVALTAVILLLYIAKWYSQRLISFQPKKVAAKVFNKERSHKVAKALILILFIIFARSWYVSCMTNFYSFYLIEQHSFTIKSAQIFLFAFLAAGAVGTFFGGPLADRFGRKNVIFLSFAASTPITALLPFVPPAAAFILLLIAGFIIMSSFSVTVIYAQELVPGKVGTMAGLTVGLAFGMGAIGSVSLGAIADIIGIESMIKLVGFLPLLGIISMLLPTDSTLKKWYPAE; translated from the coding sequence ATGAAAACCAAATCTCAAAAACAAGATATGACGTTGAAAATCATGATCATCATCGGCATTTGCCATTTGATGAATGATTCTCTTCAGGCCGTAGTACCGGCCATGTTCCCCATCCTTGAAAAATCCATGTCGCTGACATATACCCAGCTTGGGATGATTGCATTCTGCCTGAATATCGTCTCATCGCTCCTGCAGCCTGCTGTTGGCTTCTATACGGATAAAAAGCCCATTCCCTATGCATTGCCCATTGGCTTGACAAGCACGCTAATCGGGGTCATCATCCTTGCACTTGCCCCGAACTACACGATCATCCTGGGTGCAGTGATCCTGATGGGCTTCGGTTCGGCCATTTTCCATCCGGAGGGCTCAAGGGTCGCCTATATGGCAGGAGGCCCCAAGAGAGGCCTGGCACAATCGATTTATCAGGTGGGCGGGAATAGCGGGCAGGCACTCGCCCCGCTCATCACAGCGATCGTGCTTGTCCCTTTCGGTCAAAAAGGCGCACTCTGGTTTGCCCTCGTTGCCTTAACGGCGGTTATCTTATTGCTCTATATCGCCAAGTGGTATTCGCAAAGACTCATTTCCTTTCAACCGAAAAAGGTAGCTGCCAAGGTTTTCAATAAAGAAAGGTCCCATAAAGTCGCGAAAGCATTGATCTTAATTTTGTTCATTATTTTTGCCCGTTCCTGGTATGTATCCTGCATGACCAACTTTTATAGTTTTTACTTAATCGAACAGCATTCATTCACGATAAAATCCGCTCAAATATTCCTGTTCGCCTTCTTGGCAGCTGGAGCTGTAGGAACGTTTTTCGGCGGTCCGCTCGCGGATAGATTCGGGCGCAAAAACGTGATTTTCCTTTCTTTCGCTGCCAGCACGCCCATCACCGCCCTTCTGCCATTCGTGCCTCCAGCAGCGGCTTTCATCTTGTTATTGATAGCAGGCTTCATTATCATGAGCAGCTTTTCAGTCACTGTCATATATGCACAGGAATTGGTCCCTGGCAAAGTGGGAACGATGGCCGGACTGACTGTTGGCTTGGCCTTCGGGATGGGCGCCATCGGATCCGTATCACTAGGAGCCATTGCTGATATAATCGGGATCGAATCCATGATCAAGCTTGTCGGATTCCTGCCGTTGCTCGGCATCATCAGCATGCTGCTGCCGACGGATTCCACTTTAAAAAAATGGTATCCCGCAGAATGA
- a CDS encoding ATP-binding protein, which yields MKTRHKFTTYLLIVILPLIILSIIYWRHLDKSIQKERQEQAEWAGSVYRDYIDQVIGETKKKLELLSLSSSVLYMDDNRTEHLMKWIMDTDPRYAGVYWINMDGVSLSGTNKEFYHYYLIEQADINRAIITQRAVVAKGKALNNSGINHFSIFAPILDHEKRAHGFLLAQIRLDHMEKILNILIPDQTLKLKTSDNIRVLGMNETISRHSEWVDVPLSEVDWTLSVKKPDTLNTNNMNVFLMFVFFTFFFTHMIYTAVEELNVRREEKKQKVLIERQKIDFVGTLAASTAHEIKNPLTGIKGLIQLLVEKHPEEQDQFYYAVIMKEIDRINSIVSEFLILGKPMARDLSIYDVRSIIAELRPIIESEARYFNMEVTWHIVKEPIWVLCTKDQFKQIILNTAKNGFEAMKDGEKLSIRIYHEKDHAKIDIIDIGQGLNEKEIGKVFDPFYTSKKEGTGLGLFVCKRIIESFNGTIQLASKPLIGTTVTISLPLVTKHP from the coding sequence ATGAAAACAAGGCATAAATTCACGACCTATCTTCTCATTGTTATTTTACCATTAATCATTCTGTCCATCATATATTGGCGTCATTTAGACAAGTCCATCCAAAAGGAAAGACAGGAGCAAGCTGAATGGGCCGGTTCTGTCTATCGAGATTATATAGACCAAGTTATCGGTGAAACGAAAAAAAAGCTTGAACTGCTAAGCCTAAGCAGTTCCGTCCTTTATATGGATGATAATAGAACTGAGCACCTTATGAAATGGATCATGGATACCGACCCGAGATATGCAGGTGTTTATTGGATAAATATGGACGGAGTCTCCTTATCGGGGACGAATAAGGAATTCTACCATTACTATTTAATCGAACAAGCTGATATAAACCGTGCCATTATAACGCAAAGGGCCGTAGTTGCAAAAGGCAAGGCATTGAATAACTCAGGCATTAACCATTTTTCCATATTCGCTCCCATTCTCGACCACGAGAAAAGGGCCCATGGGTTTTTATTGGCACAAATCCGGCTCGACCATATGGAAAAAATATTGAATATACTCATCCCTGATCAAACCTTGAAACTTAAAACGAGCGATAATATTCGAGTTTTAGGAATGAATGAAACCATTTCCAGGCATTCGGAATGGGTGGATGTTCCTTTGTCAGAAGTAGATTGGACCCTTTCCGTCAAAAAGCCCGACACGCTTAACACAAATAACATGAATGTCTTTTTAATGTTTGTCTTTTTCACCTTCTTTTTTACCCACATGATCTATACTGCCGTGGAGGAGTTGAACGTTCGCAGAGAAGAAAAAAAACAAAAGGTATTGATTGAAAGGCAAAAAATAGATTTTGTCGGCACATTGGCGGCCAGTACCGCGCATGAAATAAAAAATCCCCTTACCGGCATAAAAGGTCTCATACAGCTGCTGGTTGAAAAACACCCTGAAGAACAAGATCAGTTTTATTACGCTGTCATCATGAAAGAGATCGATCGGATCAACAGCATCGTCAGCGAATTTTTGATTTTAGGGAAACCTATGGCAAGGGACTTATCCATCTATGATGTTCGCAGTATCATTGCCGAATTGAGACCAATAATAGAATCAGAAGCACGTTATTTCAATATGGAAGTGACATGGCATATCGTGAAGGAGCCAATATGGGTCCTATGCACGAAGGACCAGTTTAAACAAATCATTCTCAACACGGCCAAAAACGGGTTCGAGGCCATGAAGGATGGCGAAAAATTGAGCATACGAATTTACCATGAAAAGGACCATGCGAAAATCGACATCATCGACATTGGACAAGGCTTGAACGAAAAAGAAATCGGTAAAGTGTTCGACCCCTTCTACACATCTAAAAAAGAAGGAACTGGATTAGGGCTGTTCGTGTGCAAACGAATCATTGAATCATTCAATGGAACGATCCAGCTTGCAAGCAAACCGCTTATCGGGACCACCGTTACAATCAGCTTACCGTTAGTTACCAAACATCCATGA
- a CDS encoding MarR family transcriptional regulator, which yields MENNNIQQSLKLFIVMSRAHRSINDVVNKYIAEEGLNPTEFAVLELLYHKGDQPLQQIGGKILLASGSITYVVDKLEQKEYLQRIACKEDRRVTFAKITDKGKDFIEGVFPEHEKRIDDIMSVLTQDEKATVIELLKKIGYSAQK from the coding sequence ATGGAGAATAATAACATCCAACAGTCGTTGAAACTGTTCATTGTGATGTCTAGAGCTCATCGCTCCATTAATGATGTGGTAAATAAATATATAGCAGAAGAGGGTTTGAATCCAACTGAATTTGCGGTACTGGAATTACTTTATCACAAAGGTGATCAGCCTCTCCAGCAAATAGGCGGAAAAATCCTCTTGGCCAGCGGCAGCATCACGTATGTCGTGGATAAACTTGAGCAGAAGGAATATCTCCAGCGCATAGCCTGTAAGGAAGATCGCCGTGTAACCTTTGCTAAAATAACGGATAAAGGAAAAGACTTTATTGAAGGGGTCTTTCCCGAGCATGAAAAGAGAATCGATGATATCATGAGCGTACTTACCCAAGACGAAAAAGCTACAGTGATCGAGCTGCTCAAAAAGATAGGTTATTCCGCTCAAAAATAG
- a CDS encoding M3 family oligoendopeptidase produces MKFNEYEYNRPKLDEIKARFMESLEKMTDAKDVSAQMEAIEEINEIRNHVGTMFNLVLIRHSIDTNDEFYKAENDYLDDFSPEMEELTSKFYNELVHSTYRQELEARWGSQLFDLADAQLKTFSPEIIPQLQKENKLSSQYSQLIASAKIDFDGKELTLAQLQPFMESEDRESRKNASEAYYGFFEENQEKLDRIFDELVKVRHEIALALGYRNFVELGYYRMTRTDYDAKMAAAFRKQVKEEVVPLVTRLKDRQRERLGLDTLNYYDEDFHFRTGNPVPKGDAEWIIANGKQMYQELSPETGEFFHFMIDNDLLDLVAKKGKESGGYCTFIEDYKAPFIFSNFNGTSGDIDVLTHEAGHAFQVFNSRNLDIPEYYWPTYEACEIHSMSMEFLTWPWMELFFKEDTEKYKFSHLSGALIFLPYGVAVDEFQHFVYENPEASPHERKQAWRKIEREYLPHRDYEGNAFLENGGFWQRQSHIYQSPFYYIDYTLAQICAFQFWKRSVEKDETAWQDYLQLCQLGGSQSFLGLVESANLKSPFVDGTVQSVVKVIDEWLSTVDDKAL; encoded by the coding sequence ATGAAATTTAACGAGTATGAATATAACCGGCCAAAACTGGATGAGATTAAGGCCCGGTTCATGGAATCCTTGGAAAAGATGACGGACGCAAAAGATGTGTCTGCCCAAATGGAGGCTATTGAAGAAATAAATGAAATCCGAAACCATGTAGGTACGATGTTTAACTTGGTCCTTATTCGACATTCCATCGATACGAATGATGAATTCTATAAAGCGGAGAATGATTATTTGGATGACTTCTCCCCTGAAATGGAAGAGTTGACATCGAAATTTTACAATGAACTTGTCCACTCTACATATCGCCAGGAGCTTGAGGCCAGATGGGGCAGCCAACTGTTTGATTTGGCGGACGCCCAACTGAAAACCTTTTCACCTGAAATCATTCCGCAGCTTCAAAAGGAGAATAAACTATCCAGCCAATATTCGCAATTGATTGCATCCGCAAAAATTGACTTCGATGGCAAGGAGCTGACTCTAGCTCAGCTGCAGCCTTTTATGGAGTCCGAGGATCGTGAATCAAGAAAAAATGCAAGCGAGGCATATTATGGTTTCTTTGAAGAAAATCAGGAAAAATTGGATCGTATATTCGATGAACTTGTCAAGGTGAGGCATGAAATTGCGCTTGCGCTCGGTTATCGGAATTTCGTCGAACTTGGATATTATCGAATGACAAGGACTGATTATGATGCCAAAATGGCTGCTGCATTCCGCAAGCAGGTAAAAGAGGAAGTGGTCCCGCTTGTTACCAGGTTGAAGGACCGGCAGCGTGAACGTCTTGGCTTGGATACCCTGAATTACTATGACGAGGATTTTCATTTCAGGACAGGAAATCCAGTTCCTAAAGGTGATGCGGAGTGGATCATCGCAAATGGGAAACAGATGTATCAGGAGCTTTCGCCTGAAACGGGTGAGTTCTTCCATTTTATGATCGACAATGACCTGTTGGATCTAGTGGCTAAGAAAGGTAAAGAAAGCGGAGGTTACTGCACTTTTATCGAAGATTATAAGGCTCCGTTCATCTTTTCCAATTTCAACGGGACTTCAGGAGATATTGATGTTTTAACACATGAGGCAGGTCATGCATTCCAAGTGTTTAACAGCCGTAACCTCGATATTCCTGAGTATTACTGGCCTACCTATGAGGCGTGTGAAATCCATTCCATGAGCATGGAATTTCTTACGTGGCCATGGATGGAGCTGTTTTTCAAGGAAGATACGGAAAAGTATAAGTTTTCCCATTTGAGCGGGGCACTTATATTCCTTCCGTACGGGGTGGCTGTTGATGAATTTCAGCATTTCGTTTATGAAAACCCTGAAGCTTCCCCACATGAAAGAAAGCAAGCCTGGCGTAAGATCGAGCGGGAGTATTTGCCGCATCGTGATTATGAAGGAAATGCATTCTTGGAGAATGGCGGGTTTTGGCAGCGGCAAAGCCATATCTATCAGTCACCATTTTATTATATCGATTATACACTGGCCCAAATATGTGCTTTTCAATTCTGGAAGAGATCCGTTGAAAAAGATGAAACGGCATGGCAGGATTATTTACAGCTGTGCCAACTTGGTGGCAGCCAATCTTTCCTTGGTCTCGTCGAATCCGCGAATTTGAAATCTCCCTTTGTCGACGGAACTGTCCAGTCTGTCGTGAAGGTGATAGACGAATGGCTCTCCACTGTTGATGATAAGGCACTATAA
- a CDS encoding DUF2187 family protein gives MKKAEVGNIIEFREGLKGIVEKVNENSVIVDVTYMENYRDLELEQKTVVNHKNYKIIG, from the coding sequence ATGAAGAAAGCGGAAGTTGGAAATATCATTGAATTTAGAGAAGGCTTAAAAGGAATCGTCGAGAAAGTGAACGAGAACTCCGTAATCGTGGACGTCACGTATATGGAAAATTATCGTGATTTGGAACTTGAACAAAAAACCGTCGTCAATCATAAAAATTATAAAATTATCGGATAA
- a CDS encoding sigma-70 family RNA polymerase sigma factor, whose amino-acid sequence MTDFSKITTKFTPMIHHIIRSLSIYKNKEEYFQVGLIALWESYRNFNADQGQFHNYAYTVIKGRIMNELKNHHKYETNNKPYDAVNLEIIDPLSIHEEAFKNENLLTYTEGLTLNQQRWLLQTYLQNKTVTEIAYIYQVSPSAVKSWRKSALVKLRRQLQVDCK is encoded by the coding sequence ATGACGGATTTTTCGAAAATTACAACGAAATTCACCCCGATGATCCATCACATTATCCGATCTCTTTCCATTTATAAAAATAAGGAAGAGTATTTCCAAGTAGGGTTGATCGCCCTCTGGGAGTCTTATCGGAATTTCAATGCGGACCAAGGACAATTCCATAACTACGCCTATACTGTCATCAAAGGCCGCATCATGAATGAATTGAAGAACCATCATAAATATGAAACCAACAACAAACCATATGATGCCGTCAACCTTGAAATCATAGATCCCCTTTCCATACACGAAGAGGCCTTCAAGAATGAAAATCTATTAACCTACACCGAAGGGTTGACCTTAAATCAGCAAAGATGGCTTTTGCAAACCTACTTGCAAAATAAAACAGTAACCGAAATCGCCTATATATACCAGGTATCCCCATCAGCCGTCAAATCATGGAGAAAGTCGGCTTTAGTCAAATTGAGAAGGCAATTGCAAGTTGATTGTAAATGA
- a CDS encoding thermonuclease family protein, which produces MNGNSFIQTYLHAILMSAFCLFILTGCQGTVDSLGNGSTQETSKSNGDVQSSTDSPVHEEKGEIFTAKIVRVVDGDTVKIKLENGNEETVRLLLIDTPETVHPSKPVQPFGPEASKFTKELMPAGSTVEVETGIGERDKYGRLLAYFYVNGKMVNELLLEKGLARVAYVYAPNTKYLDELESIQKQAQKERIGIWSLEDYATSKGFDDSKTDEASKGESTGTLACSNPKIKGNINSKGNKIYHLLSGQYYDITKAEEMFCTEQDAQEAGFRKSQR; this is translated from the coding sequence ATGAACGGAAATTCCTTTATACAAACTTATTTGCACGCAATTCTCATGAGTGCATTCTGCCTGTTCATCTTGACTGGCTGCCAGGGAACAGTAGATAGCCTGGGAAATGGATCGACACAAGAAACCTCGAAGTCCAACGGAGACGTCCAATCCAGTACAGATTCGCCTGTCCATGAAGAAAAGGGAGAAATCTTCACAGCCAAAATCGTCAGGGTGGTTGACGGTGATACTGTAAAAATCAAACTGGAGAATGGAAATGAAGAAACGGTCAGGCTTTTGTTGATCGATACACCGGAAACCGTTCACCCTTCCAAGCCGGTACAGCCGTTTGGGCCGGAAGCAAGCAAGTTCACCAAGGAATTAATGCCTGCAGGATCTACCGTGGAAGTGGAAACCGGTATTGGTGAAAGAGATAAATATGGTCGGCTGCTCGCCTATTTTTATGTGAATGGAAAAATGGTGAATGAGCTCCTGCTTGAAAAAGGATTGGCAAGAGTCGCCTATGTATACGCACCGAATACTAAATACCTGGATGAATTGGAGTCTATTCAGAAACAAGCCCAAAAAGAGAGAATTGGCATTTGGTCACTTGAAGACTATGCCACTTCAAAAGGATTTGATGATTCGAAGACTGATGAAGCCTCAAAGGGGGAATCCACTGGGACATTAGCTTGCAGTAATCCCAAAATTAAAGGGAATATAAATTCTAAAGGCAATAAAATCTATCACCTTCTTTCCGGCCAATATTACGATATAACCAAAGCGGAGGAAATGTTTTGTACCGAACAAGACGCACAAGAAGCGGGATTCCGTAAATCGCAGCGGTAA
- a CDS encoding ATP-binding cassette domain-containing protein, whose amino-acid sequence MTFRLEKIRYKGILHIDHLKISAGMVTCLTGESGAGKTSLLRLLNRMDDPDSGSIFYQEQPLDRFNPIELRRKVTMLSQTSFTLPGTIGENLQAGLEMTEREKKDEAVLLKALETVQLHKSLSDGAGNLSGGEKQRLSLARVLLLKPEVYLLDEPTAALDEETELKVMSRFLEEVKRDKGTVIMITHSKQLAEICAQNTITLKKAKEGEY is encoded by the coding sequence ATGACGTTTAGGCTCGAAAAAATCAGGTATAAAGGGATTCTGCATATCGATCATTTGAAAATATCAGCTGGGATGGTTACCTGCTTGACTGGAGAAAGCGGAGCGGGAAAGACGTCTTTACTCCGGTTATTGAACAGGATGGATGATCCGGATAGCGGTTCGATCTTCTATCAAGAGCAGCCGCTCGATCGTTTCAATCCGATCGAGTTAAGGCGTAAAGTCACGATGCTGTCTCAAACGTCATTCACGTTACCGGGAACGATTGGGGAAAACCTTCAGGCGGGCCTGGAAATGACGGAACGGGAAAAGAAGGATGAGGCCGTATTGTTGAAAGCGCTTGAAACGGTCCAACTGCATAAGTCCTTATCAGATGGGGCAGGGAATCTTTCTGGAGGTGAGAAGCAAAGGCTTTCACTTGCGAGAGTGCTTTTGTTGAAACCAGAAGTGTATTTATTGGATGAACCGACAGCAGCTCTTGATGAGGAGACAGAGCTGAAGGTCATGAGCCGGTTTTTAGAGGAAGTGAAACGGGATAAGGGAACGGTCATCATGATTACCCATTCTAAACAACTTGCCGAAATATGCGCCCAAAACACAATCACGTTGAAAAAGGCGAAGGAAGGTGAGTATTAA